A genomic region of Nymphaea colorata isolate Beijing-Zhang1983 chromosome 2, ASM883128v2, whole genome shotgun sequence contains the following coding sequences:
- the LOC116248125 gene encoding ATP synthase subunit beta, mitochondrial, whose amino-acid sequence MASRRVLASLLRSGFRRLASKPAAAPSVFPSAGRTAPLRRPSPAGYLLNRAVNYATSAAAAAPPSPPSPAKDGPSGRITDEFTGAGAIGHVCQVIGAVVDVRFDEGGLPPILTALEVLDNSIRLVLEVAQHLGGNMVRTIAMDGTEGLVRGQRVLNTGSPITVPVGRATLGRIINVIGEPIDERGEITTDHFLPIHREAPAFVEQATEQQILVTGIKVVDLLAPYQRGGKIGLFGGAGVGKTVLIMELINNVAKAHGGFSVFAGVGERTREGNDLYREMIESGVIKLGDKQGESKCALVYGQMNEPPGARARVGLTGLTVAEHFRDAEGQDVLLFIDNIFRFTQANSEVSALLGRIPSAVGYQPTLATDLGGLQERITTTKKGSITSVQAIYVPADDLTDPAPATTFAHLDATTVLSRQISELGIYPAVDPLDSTSRMLSPHILGEEHYNTARGVQKVLQNYKNLQDIIAILGMDELSEDDKLTVARARKIQRFLSQPFHVAEVFTGAAGKYVELKESIGSFQGVLDGKYDDLPEQSFYMVGGIDEVIAKAEKIAKESAA is encoded by the exons TCGCCCTTCCCCTGCCGGGTACCTCCTCAATCGCGCCGTCAACTATGCCACCTCAGCCGCCGCGGCCGcccctccttctcctccgtcgCCTGCCAAGGATGGACCCTCCGGCCGGATCACTGATGAGTTCACCGGAGCCGGCGCCATCGGTCACGTCTGCCAGGTCATCGGTGCCGTAGTCGATGTCCGCTTTGATGAGGGCGGTCTGCCCCCGATCTTGACCGCGCTTGAGGTCCTTGACAACTCCATCCGGCTGGTGCTCGAGGTGGCGCAGCATCTCGGCGGGAACATGGTCCGGACGATCGCTATGGACGGGACCGAGGGGCTCGTCCGCGGGCAGCGCGTCCTAAACACCGGGTCCCCGATCACG GTGCCCGTGGGTAGGGCAACTCTTGGCCGGATTATCAATGTCATTGGAGAGCCCATTGATGAGAGGGGTGAAATAA CGACCGATCATTTCCTGCCTATCCATCGCGAAGCTCCTGCTTTTGTAGAACAAGCCACGGAGCAACAGATCCTTGTCACTGGTATCAAG GTTGTCGACTTACTCGCACCTTATCAGCGAGGTGGAAAGATTGGTCTTTTTGGTGGTGCTGGTGTCGGAAAAACTGTGCTGATTATGGAACTTATTAACAATGTTGCTAAGGCTCATG GTGGTTTCTCTGTCTTTGCTGGGGTTGGTGAGCGTACTCGTGAGGGCAATGACCTTTACAGAGAAATGATTGAGAGTGGTGTCATCAAGCTAGGAGATaagcag GGTGAGAGTAAGTGCGCTCTTGTCTATGGACAAATGAATGAGCCTCCTGGTGCCCGTGCCCGTGTTGGGCTCACTGGTCTGACTGTTGCTGAACACTTCCGAGATGCTGAGGGACAAGATGTGCTTCTTTTCATTGACAACATTTTCCGTTTCACTCAA GCAAATTCTGAAGTGTCTGCTCTGCTTGGTCGTATTCCTTCTGCTGTCGGTTACCAGCCAACTTTGGCTACTGACTTGGGGGGTCTGCAGGAGCGTATTACCACAACAAAGAAAGGCTCTATCACATCAGTGCAAGCTATTTATGTCCCTGCTGATGACTTGACTGATCCTGCTCCAGCTACCACTTTTGCACATCTTGATGCCACCACTGTGTTGTCAAGACAG ATTTCTGAGTTAGGTATTTATCCTGCTGTGGATCCACTTGACTCTACCTCCCGTATGTTGTCTCCTCACATTTTGGGAGAGGAGCACTATAACACTGCTAGAGGTGTACAGAAGGTTCTCCAGAACTACAAGAATCTGCAGGATATCATTGCCATTTTGGGAATGGATGAGCTTAGTGAAGATGATAAATTAACTGTTGCTCGTGCCAGGAAAATTCAGCGGTTCCTTAGCCAACCATTCCATGTGGCTGAAGTCTTCACGGGTGCTGCTGGAAAATACGTAGAATTGAAGGAGAGCATAGGCAGTTTCCAG GGTGTTTTGGACGGTAAATATGATGACCTCCCTGAACAGTCATTTTACATGGTCGGCGGAATAGATGAGGTCATTGCAAAGGCAGAGAAGATTGCCAAGGAATCTGCTGCTTAG
- the LOC116246800 gene encoding pectinesterase-like, whose protein sequence is MSSISPFRGYNRANEAPDDQSSGRRRLYRRRILIISISSIFLVAIILAAIVGTSASKEKGSGEQSSPSQTSSTSIKAMCALTTYPGQCSSSLENVTATNVANPDEFFLLTLQVAMNELLRVASVPAKLANQTEDRLLRKALANCHFLMEDSIYGINSTILALHKANVEKKLNESQVDDLKTWLSAALTNFDTCLDGLENTTGSFNESMHTTLTNSTQFTSNSLAVVAKILELLSKSSLPIGGAQRRLLSSAPVQVSEDGFPTWLSAEDRRLLRPSNIKADIVVAKDGSGDFATVNAAVAKAESMSSGSRFIIYVKKGVYTENVLIGKKLTNIMLVGDGMDQTTISGSLNVVDGTPTFSTGTLIVEGKGFMAKDIGFRNTAGPAKHQAVAVRCSSDFSVFYRCKFDAYQDTLYAHSNRQFYKDCTILGTVDFIFGNAAALLQDCKILPREPMSGQQDTITAQSKSDPNQNTGISIHRCQILPSSGSIKAPVYLGRPWKAYSTTVVMETTIGSLLNPAGWLPWTGNSAPDTIFYAEYKNSGPGAGTSRRVKWKGYHPSITDSLASTYTVGKFLGGNGWLPATGVPFTAGL, encoded by the exons ATGAGCAGCATTAGCCCATTCAGGGGCTATAACAGAGCAAATGAGGCGCCAGATGATCAGTCCTCAGGGCGAAGGAGATTATATAGAAGGAGGATTCTCATCATCTCCATTTCCTCCATCTTCCTGGTTGCCATTATCCTCGCTGCCATCGTCGGGACTTCAGCCTCCAAGGAGAAGGGCTCCGGCGAACAGTCCTCTCCATCACAGACGTCTTCTACCTCAATCAAGGCCATGTGCGCTCTGACTACGTACCCAGGGCAATGCAGCTCCAGTCTTGAGAATGTCACTGCCACCAACGTAGCGAACCCCGACGAGTTCTTCTTGTTAACCCTCCAGGTCGCCATGAACGAGCTCCTTCGTGTCGCAAGCGTCCCGGCGAAACTTGCCAACCAGACGGAAGATAGGCTGCTGCGGAAGGCCCTGGCCAACTGCCACTTTCTCATGGAGGACTCAATTTATGGTATCAACTCAACCATCTTGGCACTACACAAA GCAAATGTCGAGAAGAAGCTTAATGAATCGCAGGTTGATGATCTTAAGACTTGGCTCAGTGCGGCCTTGACGAACTTCGATACTTGCCTAGATGGATTGGAGAACACCACAGGCTCGTTCAACGAGTCCATGCATACAACTTTGACAAACTCAACCCAGTTCACCAGCAACAGCCTCGCCGTGGTAGCAAAGATTCTCGAACTTCTGAGCAAAAGTAGCCTTCCAATAGGTGGTGCCCAACGCCGGCTTCTCAGTTCAGCTCCGGTCCAGGTCTCAGAAGATGGCTTCCCGACATGGCTGTCAGCAGAAGACAGAAGATTGCTTC GGCCATCCAATATCAAGGCGGACATTGTGGTTGCGAAGGACGGATCAGGGGATTTCGCCACGGTGAATGCTGCCGTGGCCAAAGCAGAGAGCATGAGCAGCGGCAGCAGGTTCATCATCTACGTGAAGAAAGGTGTCTACACTGAAAATGTCTTGATTGGTAAGAAGTTAACCAACATAATGCTTGTAGGAGATGGCATGGACCAGACCACCATTAGCGGGAGTCTCAACGTTGTCGACGGAACACCAACCTTCTCAACTGGAACTTTAA TTGTTGAGGGAAAAGGCTTCATGGCGAAGGACATTGGATTTAGGAACACAGCAGGACCAGCAAAGCACCAGGCAGTTGCTGTAAGATGTAGTTCAGATTTCTCCGTGTTCTACAGATGCAAATTTGACGCGTACCAAGACACTCTCTATGCCCACTCCAATCGCCAATTCTACAAGGATTGCACCATCCTTGGAACCGTGGATTTCATCTTCGGCAATGCCGCTGCTCTGTTACAAGACTGTAAGATCCTTCCAAGGGAACCAATGAGTGGGCAGCAGGACACTATCACAGCCCAAAGCAAGAGCGACCCCAACCAGAACACTGGAATTTCGATCCACCGGTGTCAGATCCTCCCTTCTTCCGGCAGCATAAAGGCACCGGTTTACCTAGGCAGGCCGTGGAAAGCTTATTCAACCACTGTGGTCATGGAAACAACGATTGGAAGCTTGTTAAACCCAGCCGGCTGGCTTCCGTGGACCGGGAATTCTGCGCCGGACACCATCTTCTATGCTGAGTACAAGAACTCGGGACCCGGAGCAGGAACATCAAGAAGGGTGAAGTGGAAAGGGTACCATCCATCGATTACTGATTCGTTGGCATCAACGTATACAGTTGGGAAGTTCCTTGGAGGGAACGGCTGGCTTCCGGCCACCGGAGTTCCTTTTACGGCCGGCCTGTAA
- the LOC116248593 gene encoding fruit protein pKIWI502 has protein sequence MAAATATASTSFSPPPCCSLRRRFHASPDRAATMPLPRLLLLTRHQLRHRLRRSAVSVAASVKQEEILWTRAPVSVVEPAAESLFHVSVDLSDSPGLAASYVAAGQYLQVRALECRPAFLAIASPPSPSGTKLEFLIKDIDGSAASLICRLRRGDVVELGPVMGKGFNISEISPPESFSSVLIFATGSGISPIRALIESGFDAKMRPDVRLYYGARNLQRMAYQDKFKDWEYSGVNVIPVLSQPDDRWTGEKGYVQAAFARAKQILDPSTTGAVLCGRKQMAEDVTSILVADGVSSKKILKNF, from the exons ATGgccgccgccaccgccaccgcctCTACGTCCTTCTCGCCGCCTCCGTGCTGTTCCCTTCGTCGACGGTTCCATGCCTCTCCCGACCGGGCCGCCACCATGCCCCTCCCCCGTCTCCTCCTTCTGACCCGCCACCAGCTCCGCCACCGCCTCCGCCGCTCTGCCGTCTCCGTCGCCGCCTCCGTCAAGCAGGAGGAGATCCTCTGGACGCGAGCGCCCGTCTCCGTTGTGGAGCCCGCTGCAGAGTCTCTCTTCCACGTCTCAGTAGACTTGAGCGACAGCCCCGGCCTTGCCGCCTCGTATGTCGCCGCGGGGCAGTATCTCCAGGTCAGGGCCCTCGAGTGCCGGCCGGCCTTCCTCGCCATCGCTTCCCCTCCGTCACCCTCCGGCACGAAATTGGAGTTCCTTATCAAGGACATCGACGGGTCCGCGGCCTCGCTTATCTGCCGGCTCCGCCGCGGCGATGTCGTCGAGCTCGGCCCGGTCATGGGCAAGGGCTTCAACATCTCCGAGATCTCCCCGCCCGAGTCCTTCTCCTCCGTCCTCATCTTCGCCACTGGCTCTGGGATCAG TCCCATTCGAGCCCTTATAGAATCAGGTTTTGATGCAAAGATGCGTCCAGATGTGCGCCTTTATTATGGAGCAAGAAATCTTCAAAGGATGGCCTACCAG GATAAATTCAAGGACTGGGAATATTCTGGTGTTAACGTAATTCCTGTCCTATCACAACCAGATGATAGATGGACAGGAGAGAAAGGTTATGTACAG gCAGCATTTGCTAGAGCAAAACAAATTTTGGATCCTTCAACTACTGGTGCAGTTCTCTGTGGTCGCAAGCAAATGGCTGAG GACGTCACCTCCATTCTTGTTGCTGATGGTGTCTCAAGCAAAAAGATTCTCAAGAACTTCTAA
- the LOC116247193 gene encoding vesicle-associated protein 4-1-like isoform X2, translating into MARAVETEVEVERNRSCGRRATLVTILRSFLPIKRRLRLDPSSDLYFPYEPGKQVRSAVKIVNTSRSNVAFKFQTTAPKSCFMRPPSGMLAPRESIIATVFKFVEPPEENAEDSDGKKIRTKDKFKIVSIKVERGGQFSNEMFAEQRSAVAVEQVMKVVFLDPNIPSKVLEKLNKQLIEAETEARKISTPTGSDSKILSTDNKGHAVDQWSRRSVANAT; encoded by the exons atggcAAGAGCAGTAGAGACTGAAGTTGAGGTGGAGAGGAATCGTTCCTGTGGAAGAAGAGCCACACTTGTGACCATCTTGAGATCTTTTCTTCCAATTAAAAGGCGTCTCCGTCTGGATCCAAGTTCTGACCTCTACTTTCCAT ATGAACCAGGAAAACAGGTCCGAAGTGCAGTAAAGATTGTCAACACTAGCCGTTCAAATGTGGCATTCAAG TTTCAAACAACAGCTCCTAAAAGCTGCTTCATGAGGCCACCGAGTGGAATGCTCGCTCCTAGAGAATCCATTATCGCCACAG TgttcaagtttgtcgagcccCCAGAAGAGAATGCAGAAGATTCTGATGGGAAGAAAATTAGGACCAAAGATAAATTTAAGATCGTGAGCATCAAAGTCGAGAGAGGAGGCCAGTTCTCCAACGAGATG TTTGCAGAGCAAAGAAGTGCAGTCGCAGTTGAACAGGTCATGAAAGTCGTctttttagatccaaatatacCTTCCAAG GTACTAGAGAAACTTAATAAGCAGCTAATAGAAGCAGAGACGGAAGCACGGAAGATATCAACCCCGACTGGTTCGGACAGCAAAATACTAAGCACCGACAACAAAGGCCACGCCGTTGATCAATGG AGCAGAAGGAGCGTCGCAAACGCTACCTAG
- the LOC116247193 gene encoding vesicle-associated protein 4-1-like isoform X1, with product MARAVETEVEVERNRSCGRRATLVTILRSFLPIKRRLRLDPSSDLYFPYEPGKQVRSAVKIVNTSRSNVAFKFQTTAPKSCFMRPPSGMLAPRESIIATVFKFVEPPEENAEDSDGKKIRTKDKFKIVSIKVERGGQFSNEMFAEQRSAVAVEQVMKVVFLDPNIPSKVLEKLNKQLIEAETEARKISTPTGSDSKILSTDNKGHAVDQWKERRKRYLAEHQGELSIAEQQTLSSSVHSESIIALSSQIRLAN from the exons atggcAAGAGCAGTAGAGACTGAAGTTGAGGTGGAGAGGAATCGTTCCTGTGGAAGAAGAGCCACACTTGTGACCATCTTGAGATCTTTTCTTCCAATTAAAAGGCGTCTCCGTCTGGATCCAAGTTCTGACCTCTACTTTCCAT ATGAACCAGGAAAACAGGTCCGAAGTGCAGTAAAGATTGTCAACACTAGCCGTTCAAATGTGGCATTCAAG TTTCAAACAACAGCTCCTAAAAGCTGCTTCATGAGGCCACCGAGTGGAATGCTCGCTCCTAGAGAATCCATTATCGCCACAG TgttcaagtttgtcgagcccCCAGAAGAGAATGCAGAAGATTCTGATGGGAAGAAAATTAGGACCAAAGATAAATTTAAGATCGTGAGCATCAAAGTCGAGAGAGGAGGCCAGTTCTCCAACGAGATG TTTGCAGAGCAAAGAAGTGCAGTCGCAGTTGAACAGGTCATGAAAGTCGTctttttagatccaaatatacCTTCCAAG GTACTAGAGAAACTTAATAAGCAGCTAATAGAAGCAGAGACGGAAGCACGGAAGATATCAACCCCGACTGGTTCGGACAGCAAAATACTAAGCACCGACAACAAAGGCCACGCCGTTGATCAATGG AAGGAGCGTCGCAAACGCTACCTAGCAGAGCACCAAGGAGAACTGTCTATTGCCGAGCAGCAGACATTAAGCTCCAGCGTCCACAGCGAAAGCATCATAGCCCTTTCTTCTCAAATCAGGCTTGCCAACTAG
- the LOC116247192 gene encoding uncharacterized protein LOC116247192: protein MDCKKFLQLVEEKKKKVLEKQEAPLKWEEKLETAANAKAAAEAKEKRRLKAARRKRKASLSESNDDSDSGDRKLSRKSHKKHRKHDYSASSESDDDSDSSSGGWKLTKKSHRRHKRHSHSDSSGESTKRSRRRSRKRRGSESDDESGDDDSRRRYKKHVHSDSSGDGEKKSRRRLRKRATGSTSDSSIDGSENESGKEQRKAHSHKHVKSSRHQSPLYVSYSSDSGLEGPNVTKARKPHSKHHFHHDSSEDDGDDKHRKRSHSMGKTSDDNGDEPREHGKHRHHGHHHHRRHHHHHNDRLDDWGDHDPPTAEANGKHVMAATNGQAVRSPKRDVSSPF from the coding sequence ATGGACTGCAAGAAGTTCTTGCAACTGgttgaagagaagaagaagaaggtccTGGAGAAGCAGGAAGCCCCCTTGAAATGGGAAGAGAAATTGGAAACTGCAGCAAACGCAAAAGCTGCTGCTGAGGCAAAGGAGAAGAGGAGGTTGAAAGCTGCTAGACGAAAGAGGAAGGCCTCATTATCTGAGTCCAACGATGACAGTGACAGTGGCGACAGAAAACTCTCCAGGAAAAGCCACAAGAAACACAGAAAGCATGACTATAGCGCATCATCGGAATCTGATGATGATAGTGATAGCAGCAGTGGTGGCTGGAAGCTGACAAAAAAGTCACACAGGAGACACAAAAGACATAGCCATTCTGATTCATCTGGTGAAAGTACCAAGAGATCTAGACGCAGgtcaagaaaaaggagagggtcGGAGTCCGATGATGAGAGTGGTGATGATGACTCACGCAGAAGATACAAAAAGCATGTTCACTCGGATTCCTCAGGTGACGGTGAGAAGAAATCTCGACGCAGGCTCAGGAAAAGGGCCACAGGATCAACCTCTGATAGCAGCATTGATGGATCAGAGAATGAATCTGGGAAGGAGCAAAGGAAGGCACATTCGCATAAGCATGTAAAGTCTTCGAGGCATCAAAGCCCCCTATATGTTTCTTATTCTTCCGATTCAGGTTTGGAGGGTCCCAATGTCACTAAAGCCAGGAAACCACACAGTAAGCACCATTTCCATCATGATAGCAGTGAAGATGATGGAGATGATAAGCACAGGAAGAGAAGCCACTCAATGGGGAAGACATCTGATGACAACGGTGATGAGCCAAGAGAGCACGGCAAACATCGCCACCATGGTCATCACCATCACCGTcgtcatcaccaccaccacaaTGATAGACTGGATGACTGGGGGGATCATGATCCACCGACTGCAGAAGCAAATGGGAAGCATGTAATGGCTGCTACTAATGGCCAAGCCGTGAGAAGCCCAAAAAGGGATGTCAGTTCACCCTTTTGA
- the LOC116246805 gene encoding pentatricopeptide repeat-containing protein At3g26782, mitochondrial-like produces MKIPLPASQIVKRFIFVEGLTHSSCLRFLSHWNDSVITQNHKRISADVDVASSYKQLLMDRFVSLLTSSSNLASLHQVHCQLLVTGFQHSNLLAAKLITSYSLYGGILFSRLIFDNAREKHIFLWNAIIRAYVKNGHNLEAVSLYSQMLSHGSLPDKFTFPFVLKACAELSYSFIGQATHCRLIIIGLDTDVYMGTALLHMYARCGLMDHARRLFDEMPIRDLVSWNSMISGCAQNGRAEESLMLFRELQLSENLVTVDAFTIVAVLSASAHLGSLGYGRCIHGFLMRNRIELNAIVGTALIDLYSKCGSIDMARQAFDLIERPDVISWGALITAYGVHGQSNNVVQAFSEMLLNNVKPDYVMFVSLLSACSHAGLVDYGLKCFKSMSLEHNIMPGIEHYACVTDLLGRAGRLQEAYDFIKAMPIAPNTCVWGALLGACRIHRNPELGEVAAQELFQLQTKDTGHFVCLSNIYADAGRLDDADKLRIVMKDKGLAKVPGCSFIEHGRIIHSFLVGNASHPQFEEIHLMLKSLAARMEEVCSEIPRSTVIGDLNSPLKNHIFSIHSEMLAIAFGIINTAPGTTIRISKNLRVCENCHSATKLISKIVEREIIVRDANRFHHFKGGSCSCGDYW; encoded by the coding sequence ATGAAGATTCCCTTGCCAGCATCACAGATAGTGAAACGTTTCATCTTTGTTGAGGGTCTAACACATAGTAGCTGCCTACGGTTCCTTTCTCACTGGAATGATTCTGTCATTACCCAGAACCATAAACGTATAAGTGCTGATGTTGATGTTGCCTCTTCCTACAAGCAATTGTTGATGGACAGATTTGTGTCTCTCCTCACTTCTTCTTCCAATTTAGCATCCTTGCATCAAGTCCATTGCCAACTCTTGGTCACCGGTTTTCAACACAGTAACCTTTTGGCTGCCAAGCTGATAACGTCTTATTCACTTTATGGTGGTATCTTATTTTCTCGCCTTATCTTTGATAATGCTAGGGAGAAGCACATCTTCCTATGGAATGCAATTATTAGGGCTTATGTCAAAAATGGACACAACCTAGAGGCTGTGAGCTTATACTCCCAAATGCTTAGCCATGGGTCGTTGCCAGATAAATTCACCTTTCCATTTGTTCTCAAAGCATGTGCTGAGTTATCTTACTCTTTCATTGGGCAAGCAACACATTGTCGTCTTATTATCATTGGTTTGGACACTGATGTTTACATGGGGACTGCTTTATTGCATATGTACGCAAGATGTGGGCTAATGGACCATGCACGAcgattgtttgatgaaatgcctatTAGGGACTTGGTTTCTTGGAATTCAATGATTTCTGGATGTGCACAAAATGGTCGTGCTGAAGAGTCATTGATGTTGTTTCGTGAATTGCAGCTATCAGAGAATTTGGTTACAGTCGACGCGTTTACAATTGTTGCTGTCCTTTCTGCTTCTGCTCATTTAGGCTCTTTAGGTTATGGTAGGTGCATTCATGGTTTCTTGATGAGAAATAGAATAGAACTTAATGCGATTGTTGGAACTGCACTTATAGACTTGTATTCCAAGTGTGGAAGTATAGACATGGCCCGTCAGGCATTTGATTTGATAGAGAGACCTGATGTCATTTCTTGGGGTGCCCTGATTACTGCATACGGTGTTCATGGACAAAGCAATAATGTGGTCCAGGCCTTTTCAGAGATGTTGTTAAATAATGTGAAACCAGATTATGTTATGTTTGtgtctctactttctgcttgtaGTCATGCTGGCCTTGTTGATTATGGTTTGAAGTGCTTCAAATCCATGTCCTTAGAGCATAACATAATGCCTGGGATTGAGCATTATGCATGTGTGACTGATCTTCTAGGTCGTGCTGGTCGTTTACAGGAGGCTTATGATTTCATCAAAGCAATGCCAATTGCACCCAATACATGTGTTTGGGGAGCATTGCTCGGTGCTTGTCGGATTCATCGAAATCCTGAACTTGGAGAGGTTGCAGCACAAGAGCTATTTCAACTCCAAACTAAGGATACTGGGCATTTTGTTTGCCTTTCTAACATATATGCTGATGCTGGGAGATTAGATGATGCAGATAAACTTAGAATTGtgatgaaagacaaaggattgGCAAAGGTTCCTGGATGCAGTTTTATAGAGCATGGTAGGATTATTCACAGTTTTTTGGTGGGAAATGCATCGCATCCTCAGTTTGAAGAGATTCATTTAATGTTAAAGAGTTTAGCAGCACGAATGGAGGAAGTGTGCTCTGAAATACCAAGGAGCACTGTGATTGGTGATCTAAACTCTcctttgaaaaatcatattttctctATTCATAGTGAGATGTTGGCAATTGCATTTGGGATCATCAATACAGCTCCAGGTACAACCATTAGGATCAGCAAAAACCTTCGAGTCTGTGAAAATTGCCACAGTGCTACTAAGTTGATATCAAAGATTGTGGAACGAGAAATCATTGTGAGGGATGCAAACcgttttcatcattttaaagGTGGTAGTTGTTCGTGTGGTGATTACTGGTGA